In Brachypodium distachyon strain Bd21 chromosome 2, Brachypodium_distachyon_v3.0, whole genome shotgun sequence, one genomic interval encodes:
- the LOC100838777 gene encoding uncharacterized protein LOC100838777: MDLARTPARRPMEPGLARRLWHVVLAVCHMLRRGLGRKRLMMDLHLLLGRGKLAGRALRGHIASSSSSSSALAWRPREVEFSCTTTPSFPQHYGGLFPFNFKGRGGAGARGGREYGGLDAAAVARAFEMMSADVESGRATPAAVAGGVSAAATPSPMVAWILGRSPAGVRPLRVTDSPFPVVPEDGAGSGNERVNAEAEDFIRRFYEQLRMQHPSVATPEYY, encoded by the coding sequence ATGGATCTGGCTCggacgccggcgcggcggcccaTGGAGCCGGGGCTGGCGCGGCGGCTGTGGCATGTGGTGCTGGCCGTGTGCCACATGCTCCGGCGCGGGCTGGGCCGCAAGCGCCTGATGATGgacctccacctcctgctgGGCCGGGGCAAGCTCGCCGGCCGGGCCCTCCGCGGCCACATCGCCtcgtcctcttcttcctcctccgctctcGCATGGCGGCCGCGGGAGGTGGAGTTCAGCTGCACAACCACGCCGTCCTTCCCGCAGCACTACGGCGGGCTCTTCCCCTTCAACTTCAAgggccgtggcggcgcgggggcccgcggcggcagggagTACGGGGGCCTggacgcggccgccgtggcgcgGGCGTTCGAGATGATGAGCGCCGACGTGGAGTCCGGCAGGGCCACGccagcggcggtggccggcggggtgtcggcggcggcgaccccgTCGCCCATGGTGGCGTGGATCCTGGGCCGCAGCCCCGCCGGGGTCCGGCCGCTGCGGGTCACCGACTCGCCGTTCCCCGTCGTGCCCGAGGacggcgccggcagcggcaacGAGCGCGTGAACGCGGAGGCCGAGGACTTCATCCGGAGGTTCTACGAGCAGCTCCGGATGCAGCACCCCTCCGTCGCCACTCCGGAGTACTACTAG